One genomic segment of Pseudomonas sp. p1(2021b) includes these proteins:
- a CDS encoding error-prone DNA polymerase — protein MSTPAYTELHCLSNFSFQRGASSADELFKRAKALGYEALAITDECTLAGIVRAWQAARQHELRLIIGSEVQLQQGPKLVLLVEDLTGYQNLCGLITQARRRAQKGEYQVLAEDLQGRCQGLLALWVADADDDPATGQWLQSLFGQRLWLAVHLHRGCDDARRLQRLRSLADRLGIRAVACGDVHMHVRGRRALQDCMTAIRQHCTVAQAGRYLFANGERHLRTLAELTELYPADLLAETQAIADRCHFDLGELKYQYPRELVPQGHTPASWLRHLCQLRLPERWPQGPSAEALATLERELCLIEDLGYESYFLTVHDIVDFARKQGILCQGRGSAANSVVCFVLGITELDPMEHRLLFERFLSRERNEPPDIDVDFEHERREEVIQYVFRRYGRHRAALTAVVNTYHAAGAVRDVARALGLPADQVDALAKCCGRWSDRIPDAQRLAEAGFEAQSPSLRRILVLAGELIGFPRHLSQHPGGFVISEQPLDHLVPVENAAMAERTVIQWDKDDLDLVGLLKVDVLALGMLSALRRCFDLLARHRGRHLTLATIPKEDKATYAMISRAETMGVFQIESRAQMAMLPRLKPQTFYDLVIEVAIVRPGPIQGDMVHPYLRRRLKQEPVTYPSPKLKEVFGRTLGVPLFQEQVMELAMVAADYTPGEADQLRRSMAAWKRHGGLEPHRERLLEGMKRNGYEQAFAERIFEQIKGFGSYGFPESHAASFALLCYASSWLKCHEPAIFTCALVNSWPMGFYSPDQLLQEARRQGIEVRPVDVCHSEWDCTLEPDARGALAIRLGLRQIRGFSEADARRLEQARAHQPWRDVEDLCLRAELDSRARARLADAGALRALARDRHQARWQVAAVQAQLPLFAQVQGAPERPVALPMPTVGEDLFADYATLGTTLGPHPLALLRRRLRALGCRSSVELDGVAHGDSVAVAGLVVGRQRPQTASGVTFVTLEDEHGMVNVVVWRDLAERQRRALVGSQLLKVSGRLEQEKGVRHLIARRLEDISPLLQGLDVRSRDFH, from the coding sequence CTCTGCGGCCTGATCACCCAAGCGCGGCGGCGGGCGCAGAAGGGCGAATACCAGGTACTGGCCGAAGACCTGCAGGGGCGCTGCCAGGGCTTGCTGGCGCTGTGGGTCGCCGATGCCGACGATGACCCTGCCACCGGCCAGTGGCTGCAGTCGCTGTTCGGTCAGCGCCTGTGGCTGGCGGTGCACCTGCACCGCGGTTGCGATGATGCCCGCCGCCTGCAGCGCTTGCGCAGCCTGGCAGACCGGTTGGGGATCCGCGCCGTGGCCTGTGGCGACGTGCATATGCATGTTCGGGGGCGCCGTGCCCTGCAGGACTGCATGACGGCGATCCGTCAGCATTGCACGGTGGCCCAGGCCGGGCGCTACCTGTTCGCCAATGGCGAACGCCACTTGCGCACGTTGGCCGAACTCACCGAGCTGTACCCGGCCGACCTGCTGGCCGAGACCCAGGCCATCGCCGACCGCTGCCACTTCGACCTGGGCGAACTGAAGTACCAGTATCCCCGCGAACTGGTGCCCCAGGGCCATACGCCTGCCAGCTGGTTGCGCCACCTGTGCCAGCTGCGCCTGCCCGAGCGCTGGCCCCAGGGGCCGAGCGCCGAGGCGCTGGCGACCTTGGAGAGGGAGCTGTGCCTGATCGAGGATCTGGGCTACGAAAGCTACTTTCTCACCGTCCATGACATCGTCGACTTCGCTCGCAAGCAGGGCATTCTCTGCCAAGGCCGTGGCTCGGCCGCCAATTCGGTGGTGTGCTTCGTGCTGGGCATCACCGAGCTGGACCCGATGGAGCACCGCTTGTTGTTCGAACGCTTTTTGTCCCGCGAGCGCAACGAGCCACCGGACATCGACGTGGACTTCGAGCATGAGCGCCGTGAGGAAGTGATCCAGTACGTGTTCCGCCGCTATGGCCGGCACCGCGCGGCACTCACCGCGGTGGTCAACACCTACCATGCCGCCGGTGCCGTGCGTGACGTGGCCCGTGCCCTGGGGCTGCCGGCTGACCAGGTGGATGCCCTGGCCAAGTGCTGCGGGCGCTGGAGTGACCGCATTCCCGATGCGCAGCGTCTGGCCGAGGCCGGTTTCGAGGCGCAGAGCCCGTCGCTGCGGCGCATCCTGGTGCTGGCCGGCGAGTTGATCGGCTTTCCCCGGCATTTGTCCCAGCACCCCGGCGGCTTCGTCATCTCCGAGCAGCCGCTGGACCACCTGGTGCCGGTGGAAAACGCCGCCATGGCCGAGCGCACGGTGATCCAGTGGGACAAGGACGACCTCGACCTGGTCGGCCTGCTCAAGGTCGATGTGCTGGCCCTGGGCATGCTCAGCGCCCTACGGCGTTGCTTCGACCTGCTGGCCCGTCATCGTGGCCGGCACCTGACCTTGGCGACCATCCCCAAGGAGGACAAGGCCACCTACGCCATGATCAGCCGCGCCGAGACCATGGGCGTGTTCCAGATCGAATCGCGGGCGCAGATGGCCATGCTACCCAGGCTCAAGCCGCAGACGTTCTACGACCTGGTAATCGAAGTGGCCATCGTCCGGCCTGGGCCGATCCAGGGCGATATGGTCCACCCCTACCTGCGCAGGCGCCTGAAGCAGGAGCCGGTGACCTACCCGTCACCCAAGCTCAAGGAGGTGTTCGGGCGCACCTTGGGCGTGCCGCTGTTCCAGGAGCAGGTGATGGAGCTGGCCATGGTCGCAGCCGACTATACCCCAGGCGAGGCGGACCAGTTGCGCCGCAGCATGGCGGCCTGGAAGCGCCATGGAGGCCTGGAGCCGCACCGCGAACGGCTGCTCGAAGGCATGAAGCGCAACGGCTACGAACAGGCCTTTGCCGAGCGCATCTTCGAGCAGATCAAAGGGTTTGGCAGCTATGGTTTCCCCGAGTCCCATGCGGCCAGCTTCGCTTTGCTCTGCTACGCCAGCAGCTGGCTCAAGTGCCATGAGCCGGCGATCTTCACCTGTGCTCTGGTCAACAGCTGGCCCATGGGTTTCTACAGCCCTGACCAGCTGTTGCAGGAGGCGCGACGCCAGGGCATCGAGGTGCGGCCGGTGGACGTGTGCCACAGCGAGTGGGATTGCACCCTGGAGCCTGACGCGCGAGGCGCGCTGGCGATCCGCCTGGGGTTGCGGCAGATTCGCGGCTTTAGCGAGGCCGATGCCCGGCGCTTGGAGCAGGCGAGGGCGCACCAGCCCTGGCGGGATGTCGAGGACCTGTGCCTGCGCGCCGAGCTCGACAGCCGCGCCAGGGCCCGTTTGGCTGATGCTGGCGCCTTGCGAGCCCTGGCCCGCGACCGTCACCAGGCGCGCTGGCAGGTTGCGGCAGTGCAGGCGCAATTGCCCTTGTTCGCCCAGGTCCAGGGCGCGCCCGAGCGACCCGTGGCCTTGCCGATGCCGACGGTGGGCGAGGACCTGTTCGCTGACTACGCCACCCTAGGTACCACGCTCGGGCCGCACCCCCTGGCCCTGTTACGTCGACGCTTGAGAGCGTTGGGCTGTCGCAGCTCCGTGGAGCTGGACGGGGTCGCGCACGGAGACAGCGTGGCGGTGGCCGGGTTGGTGGTGGGGCGGCAACGGCCGCAGACCGCCAGCGGGGTGACCTTCGTCACCCTCGAAGATGAACATGGCATGGTCAATGTGGTGGTCTGGCGCGACCTGGCCGAGCGCCAGCGCAGGGCCTTGGTGGGTTCGCAGTTGCTCAAGGTGAGCGGGCGGCTGGAGCAGGAGAAGGGCGTGCGCCATTTGATTGCCCGGCGGTTGGAAGACATCAGCCCCTTGCTGCAGGGGCTGGATGTGCGTAGCCGGGATTTTCATTGA
- a CDS encoding short-chain fatty acid transporter, producing the protein MAAEIQDSRSARFALRCSNWAERWFPDSWVFAALAVVLVCVGAMLMGGKPTDTAKAFGDGFWSLIPFTMQMAFVVIGGYVVASSPPAARLIDRLARLPSNGRSAVCWVALISMLASLLNWGLSLVFGGLLVRALARRQDLKMDYRAAGAAAYLGLGAVWALGLSSSAAQLQANPASLPPSILAITGVIPFTETIFLWQSGVMLAALVIVSLVIAYATAPGPNSARTAEQCGVDPSFSAPPPAQRTRPGEWLEYSPILTLLLVALAAGWLYHEFATKPAITAISGLNTYNFLFIMLGALLHWRPRSFLDAVARAVPTTTGVLIQFPLYGSIAAVLTQVKGVDEQTLAHHISTFFVQIASHDTYAVLMGVYSAVLGFFIPSGGGKWIIEAPYVMLVANDLQYHLGWAVQIYNAAEALPNLINPFYMLPLLGVLGLKARDLIGFSFVQLLVHVPLVLVLLWALGTTLQYVPPVMP; encoded by the coding sequence GTGGCCGCTGAAATCCAAGACAGCCGCTCCGCCCGCTTCGCCTTGCGCTGCTCCAACTGGGCCGAACGCTGGTTCCCCGACTCCTGGGTGTTCGCAGCCCTGGCCGTGGTGCTGGTGTGCGTGGGCGCCATGCTCATGGGCGGCAAGCCCACCGACACCGCCAAGGCCTTCGGCGATGGGTTCTGGAGCCTGATCCCATTCACCATGCAGATGGCCTTCGTGGTCATCGGCGGCTATGTGGTGGCCAGCTCGCCGCCCGCTGCTCGGCTGATCGACCGCCTGGCCCGCTTGCCCAGCAATGGCCGTTCGGCGGTGTGCTGGGTGGCGCTGATCTCGATGCTCGCCTCGCTGCTCAACTGGGGGCTGTCGCTGGTGTTCGGAGGCTTGCTGGTACGCGCCCTGGCACGTCGCCAGGACCTGAAGATGGACTATCGCGCCGCCGGTGCCGCCGCCTACCTGGGCCTGGGCGCGGTCTGGGCGCTGGGGCTGTCGTCCTCGGCGGCGCAACTGCAGGCCAACCCGGCCAGCCTGCCGCCTTCGATCCTGGCCATCACGGGGGTGATCCCGTTCACCGAAACCATCTTCCTGTGGCAGTCCGGCGTCATGCTGGCGGCCCTGGTGATCGTCTCGCTGGTGATCGCCTACGCCACCGCCCCCGGCCCGAACAGTGCCCGCACCGCCGAACAGTGTGGCGTGGACCCAAGTTTCAGCGCGCCGCCACCGGCCCAGCGTACGCGCCCGGGCGAGTGGCTGGAATACAGCCCGATCCTGACCCTGCTGCTGGTGGCCCTCGCCGCAGGCTGGCTGTACCACGAATTCGCCACCAAGCCTGCCATTACCGCGATCTCGGGCCTGAACACCTACAATTTCCTGTTCATCATGCTCGGCGCCTTGCTCCACTGGCGCCCGCGCAGTTTCCTGGACGCAGTGGCCCGCGCCGTGCCGACCACCACCGGGGTGCTGATCCAGTTCCCACTGTATGGCTCGATCGCGGCCGTCCTCACCCAGGTCAAGGGCGTGGACGAGCAGACCCTGGCCCACCACATCTCCACGTTCTTCGTGCAGATCGCCTCCCACGACACCTATGCCGTGCTCATGGGCGTCTATTCGGCGGTGCTGGGCTTCTTCATCCCGTCCGGTGGCGGCAAGTGGATCATCGAGGCGCCCTACGTGATGCTGGTGGCCAACGACCTGCAGTACCACCTGGGCTGGGCGGTGCAGATCTACAACGCCGCCGAAGCACTGCCGAACCTGATCAACCCGTTCTACATGCTGCCGCTGCTGGGTGTGCTAGGGCTCAAGGCGCGGGACCTGATCGGCTTCTCCTTCGTGCAGTTGCTGGTGCATGTGCCGTTGGTGCTGGTGCTCTTGTGGGCGCTGGGCACGACCTTGCAGTACGTACCGCCGGTCATGCCGTAG
- a CDS encoding CoA transferase subunit B — protein sequence MALTREQMAQRVARELKDGYYVNLGIGIPTLVANYVPADMDVMLQSENGLLGMGEFPTEGTIDADMINAGKQTVTARRGASIFDSAQSFAMIRGGHVDLTVLGAFEVDVEGNIASWMIPGKLVKGMGGAMDLVAGAENIIVTMTHASKDGESKLLPRCSLPLTGAGCIRKVLTDLAYLEIENGAFILRETAPGVSVEEIIEKTAGKLIVPDDVKEMTF from the coding sequence ATGGCACTGACTCGCGAACAGATGGCGCAACGCGTCGCCCGTGAATTGAAGGACGGTTACTACGTCAACCTCGGTATCGGCATCCCCACCCTGGTGGCCAATTACGTGCCCGCCGACATGGACGTGATGCTGCAGTCCGAGAACGGCCTGCTCGGCATGGGCGAGTTCCCCACCGAAGGCACGATTGACGCCGACATGATCAACGCCGGCAAGCAGACCGTCACCGCCCGCCGCGGTGCTTCGATCTTCGATTCGGCCCAATCGTTCGCCATGATCCGTGGCGGCCACGTCGACCTCACCGTGCTCGGTGCCTTCGAAGTGGACGTGGAAGGCAACATCGCCTCGTGGATGATCCCCGGCAAGCTGGTCAAGGGCATGGGCGGCGCCATGGACCTGGTGGCCGGCGCCGAGAACATCATCGTCACCATGACCCACGCCTCCAAGGACGGCGAGTCCAAGCTGCTGCCGCGTTGCAGCCTGCCGCTGACCGGTGCCGGCTGCATCCGTAAGGTGCTCACCGACCTGGCCTACCTGGAGATCGAGAACGGCGCCTTCATCCTGCGCGAAACCGCACCTGGGGTCAGCGTCGAGGAAATCATCGAGAAGACCGCCGGCAAGCTGATCGTGCCGGACGATGTGAAGGAAATGACCTTCTGA
- a CDS encoding dihydrodipicolinate synthase family protein — protein MTTEFHGIIGYTITPFSADGEQLDLPALGQSIDRLIDHGVQAIAPLGSTGEGAYLSDEEWRQVAEYSLARIAGRVPSIVSVSDLTTASAVRRARFAQQHGADAVMVLPSAYWKLGEAEIVQHYRAIGAAIDIPIMLYNNPATSGTDMSVELILRIVREVDNVTMVKESTGDIQRMHKLHLLGEGQVPFYNGCNPLALEAFVAGAKGWCTAAANLIPDLNQRLYQAVLAGDLAQAKALFYRQLPLLDFILKGGLPATIKAGLAMTGLPVGEPRRPVFGLDEQARQALQALLMH, from the coding sequence ATGACTACTGAATTCCACGGCATCATCGGCTACACCATCACCCCCTTCAGCGCCGACGGCGAACAGCTCGACCTGCCTGCCCTGGGCCAGTCCATCGACCGGCTGATCGACCATGGGGTCCAGGCCATCGCCCCGCTGGGCAGCACCGGCGAAGGTGCATACCTGAGCGACGAGGAATGGCGGCAGGTGGCCGAGTACAGCCTGGCGCGCATCGCCGGGCGCGTGCCGAGCATCGTCAGCGTCTCCGACCTGACCACTGCCAGCGCCGTACGGCGCGCCCGCTTTGCCCAGCAACACGGCGCCGATGCGGTGATGGTGCTGCCTTCGGCCTACTGGAAGCTCGGCGAGGCCGAGATCGTCCAGCATTACCGGGCCATCGGTGCGGCGATCGACATCCCGATCATGCTCTACAACAACCCGGCCACCAGTGGTACCGACATGTCGGTGGAGTTGATCCTGCGCATCGTACGTGAGGTCGACAATGTCACCATGGTCAAGGAGAGCACCGGCGATATCCAGCGCATGCACAAGCTGCACCTGCTCGGTGAAGGCCAGGTACCGTTCTACAACGGCTGCAACCCGCTGGCGCTGGAGGCGTTCGTGGCAGGTGCCAAGGGCTGGTGCACCGCCGCCGCCAACCTGATCCCCGACCTCAACCAGCGTCTGTACCAGGCGGTATTGGCGGGCGACCTGGCGCAGGCCAAGGCGTTGTTCTATCGCCAGCTGCCCTTACTGGACTTCATCCTCAAGGGCGGCCTGCCGGCTACCATCAAGGCCGGGCTGGCCATGACCGGGCTGCCCGTGGGCGAGCCACGGCGGCCGGTGTTCGGGTTGGACGAGCAAGCTCGCCAGGCCTTGCAGGCGCTGTTGATGCATTGA
- a CDS encoding LysR family transcriptional regulator, whose product MNVKQLRAFVTVAKYQSFAQAGEHLHVSQPALSLTIKALEDNLGGALLTRTTRSVSLTAEGEVLLPLARRLLADWDDTEEMLRQRFTLQLGRVSVAAMPAFAGNLLPRSLKVFRQRYPRVNVTVHDVINEQVLELVRHRRVELGIGFEPENLDGLRFHPLYLDRFVAVVPADSPLAEQPQLSWRQLLAEDFIALQRPSAVRLLLEQNVAASHGKLAVAFESHQLSTIGRMVANGLGVSAVPALCVNQMQELGARCVPLVEPSVERRIGVIALADHKLSTAAQALLDVVLSHTDPQEVTCVS is encoded by the coding sequence ATGAACGTCAAGCAGTTACGCGCCTTCGTCACCGTGGCCAAGTACCAGAGCTTCGCCCAGGCCGGCGAGCATCTGCATGTTTCCCAGCCGGCGCTGAGCCTCACGATCAAGGCGCTGGAGGACAACCTCGGCGGCGCCCTGCTCACCCGCACCACCCGCAGCGTCAGCCTGACGGCCGAAGGCGAAGTACTGCTGCCCCTGGCCCGGCGCCTGCTGGCCGATTGGGACGACACCGAGGAAATGCTGCGCCAGCGCTTCACCCTGCAACTGGGGCGGGTTTCGGTGGCGGCCATGCCGGCGTTTGCTGGCAACCTGCTGCCCAGATCGTTGAAGGTGTTCCGCCAACGCTACCCGCGGGTCAATGTCACGGTGCACGATGTGATCAACGAACAGGTGCTGGAACTGGTGCGCCATCGCCGCGTCGAACTGGGCATCGGCTTCGAGCCGGAGAACCTCGACGGCCTGCGCTTCCATCCGCTCTACCTCGATCGTTTCGTGGCCGTGGTGCCTGCCGACTCGCCCCTGGCCGAACAACCCCAGTTGAGCTGGCGGCAATTGCTCGCCGAAGATTTCATCGCCCTGCAACGGCCCTCGGCCGTGCGCCTTTTGCTCGAGCAGAACGTGGCGGCCAGCCACGGCAAGCTGGCGGTGGCGTTCGAGAGCCACCAGTTGTCCACCATCGGCCGCATGGTCGCCAACGGCCTGGGCGTCAGCGCCGTGCCGGCGTTGTGCGTCAACCAGATGCAGGAGCTCGGCGCCCGCTGCGTGCCCCTGGTCGAGCCCAGCGTGGAACGGCGTATCGGCGTCATCGCCCTGGCCGACCACAAGCTTTCCACCGCAGCGCAAGCGCTGCTCGACGTCGTGCTTTCCCACACCGATCCACAGGAGGTGACATGCGTTTCGTGA
- a CDS encoding aldo/keto reductase, protein MRFVNLAGSKVPAIGQGTWYMGEDPRRKAAEVAALQQGIDLGLTLVDTAEMYAEGGAETVVGQAIAGRRDQVFLVSKVYPHNASRRGVPAACERSLARLGTDCIDLYLLHWRGQYPLEETVEAFERLREQGKIRRWGVSNFDVDDLLELGNDACATNQVLYNPAQRGIEFDLLPWSREHRLPTMAYCPLAQAGRLLQHPVLAEIAERHGVTPAQVSLAWVTRNDGVIAIPKAVDPLHVQLNAAAGELVLLPEDLQAIDKAFPAPTRKQHLAMV, encoded by the coding sequence ATGCGTTTCGTGAATCTGGCAGGTTCGAAGGTGCCGGCCATCGGCCAGGGCACCTGGTACATGGGCGAGGACCCGCGCCGCAAGGCGGCTGAAGTGGCCGCGCTGCAACAGGGCATCGACCTGGGGCTGACCTTGGTCGACACCGCGGAAATGTATGCCGAGGGCGGGGCTGAAACGGTGGTCGGCCAGGCCATCGCCGGGCGCCGCGACCAGGTGTTCCTGGTCAGCAAGGTGTACCCGCACAACGCCAGCCGGCGTGGCGTACCGGCGGCCTGTGAACGCAGCCTCGCGCGCCTGGGCACCGACTGCATCGACCTGTACCTGCTGCACTGGCGTGGCCAGTACCCGCTGGAAGAGACGGTCGAAGCCTTCGAACGCCTGCGCGAGCAAGGCAAGATCCGCCGCTGGGGGGTGTCCAACTTCGACGTCGATGACCTGTTGGAGCTGGGCAACGACGCCTGTGCCACCAACCAGGTGCTGTACAACCCGGCCCAGCGTGGCATCGAGTTCGACCTGCTGCCGTGGAGCCGCGAGCACCGTTTGCCGACCATGGCCTACTGCCCGCTGGCCCAGGCCGGGCGTTTGTTGCAGCACCCGGTGCTGGCCGAGATCGCCGAGCGTCATGGCGTCACCCCGGCCCAGGTGAGCCTGGCCTGGGTGACGCGCAATGACGGGGTGATCGCTATTCCTAAAGCCGTGGACCCGCTGCATGTACAGCTCAATGCCGCGGCGGGTGAACTGGTGCTGCTGCCTGAGGACCTGCAGGCGATCGACAAGGCGTTTCCGGCACCAACGCGCAAGCAGCACCTGGCGATGGTGTGA
- a CDS encoding TonB-dependent siderophore receptor, producing MFAPISRCMTLTLGLCITTTATLAEETDHQASAEVLELDSTEVFAQGLGSTTEHTGSYTTGSMSAATRLNLSIKETPQSVSVLTRQQLDDFQLNTLSEAMAHVTGVTVQRNDSERPAYYSRGYAINNFQVDGMLNTFSGLKSDSDTIIYDRIEVVRGATGLTTGAGDPSGTIAMVRKRPTHELAIRSGASAGSFDNYYSYLDVGGPLGWDGRLRGRTVLAYRDAKSFMDKYANQREVAYGVLEADLTDSTVLAIGYDYQNKHVQGSSWGTVPIWNGDGSKANLPRSTNLTAPWSSWPLKDETVFVTLDQQLANDWLLKAAYTHRQSDSDGKVYYGGNGFPEADRSGMTAWLAHFSGMEKMDAIDFNVAGPYTLFGRSHDLMVGYGESQRRNTEPYLVRQALPDDYTKIPDWKHMGSIPKFFDTDSGRDASRGYTRQKAGYIATRLNPTERLHVVLGSRYGTWQSEQRQWAYVDALNGKELPRTKQTQSDQWTPYAGVLYDLTEQYTVYASYTDIFNPQTVRDVNRNYLDPIVGKVYEVGLKGSLFEDRLNLSSAVYRSKQDNVPERDDTVDPGGNEVFYKSGGKGVVVEGFEAEVAGEVMPDWQMSLGYSYTHAAAADHTRKSPEQPLNLVRLASTYTLTPALTVGGTLDWQSETYKSTKRPVGRTEQGKFITVADTVSQGAFSVVGLMARYRFDEHLSVSLNVKNLFDEHYYNNIGFYNGVYYGEPRTVMLGVDWRL from the coding sequence ATGTTCGCGCCCATCAGCCGTTGCATGACCCTGACCCTGGGGTTGTGCATCACCACCACTGCAACCCTGGCCGAAGAAACCGACCACCAGGCCAGTGCAGAAGTCCTGGAACTGGATTCCACTGAAGTCTTCGCCCAGGGCTTGGGCAGCACCACGGAGCATACCGGCTCCTACACCACCGGCAGCATGAGCGCGGCCACGCGCCTGAACCTGTCGATCAAGGAAACGCCGCAATCGGTCTCGGTGCTGACCCGCCAGCAGCTGGACGACTTCCAGCTCAACACCCTGTCCGAAGCCATGGCCCACGTCACCGGGGTCACCGTGCAGCGCAACGATTCGGAGCGGCCGGCCTACTATTCGCGGGGTTACGCGATCAACAATTTCCAGGTCGACGGGATGCTCAACACCTTCTCGGGGCTGAAGTCCGACTCCGACACCATCATCTACGACCGCATCGAAGTGGTACGCGGCGCTACCGGGTTGACCACCGGCGCGGGCGACCCGTCCGGCACCATTGCCATGGTGCGCAAGCGGCCCACCCATGAACTGGCCATCCGCAGCGGGGCCAGTGCCGGCAGCTTCGACAACTACTACAGCTACCTCGATGTCGGCGGCCCGCTGGGCTGGGACGGGCGGCTGCGCGGGCGCACCGTGCTGGCCTACCGCGACGCCAAGTCGTTCATGGACAAATACGCCAACCAACGCGAGGTGGCCTACGGCGTCCTCGAGGCCGACCTGACCGACAGTACGGTGTTGGCAATCGGCTACGACTACCAGAACAAGCATGTGCAGGGGTCGTCCTGGGGGACGGTGCCGATCTGGAACGGCGACGGCAGCAAGGCCAACCTGCCACGCTCGACCAACCTGACCGCGCCTTGGTCGTCCTGGCCTTTGAAGGACGAGACGGTGTTCGTCACCCTCGACCAGCAGCTGGCCAACGATTGGCTGCTCAAGGCGGCCTATACCCATCGCCAGAGTGACAGCGATGGCAAGGTGTACTACGGCGGCAATGGCTTCCCCGAGGCCGACCGTAGCGGCATGACGGCTTGGCTGGCGCACTTTTCCGGCATGGAGAAAATGGACGCCATCGACTTCAACGTAGCCGGGCCCTACACGCTGTTCGGTCGCAGCCATGACTTGATGGTCGGCTACGGTGAGTCGCAGCGGCGCAACACTGAGCCTTATCTGGTGCGTCAGGCATTGCCGGACGACTACACGAAGATCCCGGACTGGAAGCACATGGGGTCGATCCCCAAGTTCTTCGACACCGACTCCGGGCGAGACGCCTCGCGTGGCTACACCCGGCAGAAGGCCGGCTACATCGCCACCCGCCTGAACCCCACCGAGCGTCTGCATGTGGTGCTCGGCAGCCGTTACGGCACTTGGCAGAGCGAGCAACGCCAATGGGCCTACGTCGATGCCCTCAACGGCAAGGAGCTGCCGCGCACCAAACAGACCCAGAGCGACCAGTGGACCCCCTATGCCGGTGTGCTCTACGACCTGACCGAACAGTACACCGTGTACGCCAGCTACACCGACATCTTCAACCCGCAGACGGTGCGGGATGTGAACCGCAACTACCTGGACCCGATCGTCGGTAAGGTCTATGAGGTGGGCCTGAAGGGCAGCCTGTTCGAGGACCGCCTGAACCTGAGTAGCGCGGTGTATCGCAGCAAGCAGGACAACGTGCCCGAGCGTGACGACACGGTGGACCCGGGCGGCAACGAGGTGTTCTACAAGTCCGGAGGCAAGGGGGTGGTGGTGGAGGGCTTCGAGGCCGAGGTCGCAGGCGAGGTGATGCCCGACTGGCAGATGAGCCTGGGCTACAGCTATACCCATGCCGCAGCGGCCGACCATACCCGCAAGAGCCCCGAGCAGCCGCTGAACCTGGTGCGCCTGGCTAGCACCTACACGCTGACGCCAGCGTTGACGGTTGGCGGCACGCTGGACTGGCAGAGCGAGACCTACAAATCGACCAAGCGCCCGGTCGGGCGTACCGAGCAAGGCAAGTTCATCACCGTGGCCGATACCGTCAGCCAGGGTGCCTTCTCGGTGGTCGGTCTGATGGCCCGTTACCGATTCGACGAGCACTTGTCGGTGTCGTTGAATGTGAAGAACCTGTTCGATGAGCATTACTACAACAACATCGGGTTCTACAACGGGGTGTACTACGGCGAACCCCGGACGGTGATGCTGGGTGTCGATTGGCGGCTCTAG
- a CDS encoding CoA transferase subunit A, translated as MAGLDKRVATYEEALAGLTDNMTVLAGGFGLCGIPENLIAEIKRRGVKGLTVVSNNCGVDGFGLGVLLEDRQIRKMIASYVGENAEFERQLLSGELEVELTPQGTLAEKMRAGGAGIPAFYTATGYGTPVAEGKEVREFKGRKYILEESITGDFAIVKGWKADHYGNVVYRNTAQNFNPLAATAGKITVVEVEEIVEPGVLLPSEIHTPGIYVDRVIVGTFEKRIEKRTVKA; from the coding sequence ATGGCCGGACTGGACAAGCGCGTAGCAACCTATGAAGAGGCCCTCGCAGGCCTGACCGACAACATGACGGTGCTGGCCGGTGGTTTCGGCCTGTGCGGCATCCCCGAAAACCTCATCGCCGAAATCAAGCGCCGCGGCGTCAAGGGGCTGACCGTGGTCTCCAACAACTGCGGCGTCGACGGCTTCGGCTTGGGCGTGCTGCTGGAAGACCGGCAGATCCGCAAGATGATCGCCTCCTACGTGGGCGAAAACGCCGAGTTCGAACGCCAGCTGCTCAGCGGCGAGCTGGAAGTGGAACTGACTCCCCAGGGCACCCTGGCCGAGAAGATGCGCGCCGGCGGTGCCGGTATCCCGGCCTTCTACACTGCCACCGGCTACGGTACCCCGGTCGCCGAAGGCAAGGAAGTGCGCGAGTTCAAGGGCCGCAAGTACATCCTCGAAGAATCCATCACCGGCGATTTCGCCATCGTCAAGGGCTGGAAGGCTGACCACTACGGCAACGTGGTGTACCGCAACACCGCGCAGAACTTCAACCCGCTGGCTGCCACCGCCGGCAAGATCACCGTGGTCGAGGTCGAGGAGATCGTCGAGCCGGGCGTGTTGCTGCCCAGCGAGATCCACACCCCGGGCATCTATGTCGACCGGGTCATCGTCGGCACCTTCGAAAAGCGCATCGAGAAGCGCACCGTCAAGGCCTAA